Below is a window of Trichosurus vulpecula isolate mTriVul1 chromosome 4, mTriVul1.pri, whole genome shotgun sequence DNA.
GCACAGAGAGAACCAGGGACCATCAGAAGACACAGAAAGCTAGGGGTTGTGGAGGCTGTATTGGCCTTACATTAGTTTTGCCAGAGGCTGAAACAATCACATGAGTTCTAACATGTCATTGAATGGATTTTGATTTTACTGTGAGATAGGCTGATTATGACAAAGGTTGAAGAAGTGGCAAAAATCATGGATCAAGAGACAAAAGCCCAGCCAGGGCTTCTCTTCAGCCATCCAAATTGATCCTGCTTCTCAAATCGCAAAACTCTTCAAATTTGTATGAGGATCTTAGAATGATTCTATTCTAATGCAGGTATAAAAGCAAAGGacgtttataaaaaaaaaacataataaatcaAGTTGCTCTCAGTAGTTCCGTTTATTGCAAAACTCAGATTGCTACATACTTTGGTTAAGAATCTAAATGCCATTTGGAATTTATGAAGAGGATTCAGAAATAAGGGACCAAGTAAGGCTTAGCATTTTGTCCagcaaaataacaaaaagatGTGACTTACATATCTCCCCTGAATATCAATATTTGCTCACATATCTTTTTGGTTATTGACAAAATAGTTCTCAGATGAAATTGTGAATGACAAAAGATGTTAACCACACTTCATGGCATGCTTACGGCTAAACTGGACAGAAGGAGCATAAACATAATAGATTCCAATTTCAGCTCACTGAAACATCAAATGAATCATTAAAGAGCATCAATGCCATGTTACTGGGCATTGATCTTGTTTGTAAGTACTTGTGTACATATCATCTCCTGATTAAACTGGAAGTTTCTAAAGACTACAGACTtttaccttttgcctttctttgtaaccccagcacttagtgcacagcctggcttatagtaggtatttaataaatgcttgagcagctaggtggctcagtggatggatgGTTGGGCCCAGAGTGAGGAAGAATTAAattggtgagttcaaatcctgcctcagactacctgtgtgatcctgggaaagtcactcaaccctgtttgactcatttctgcatctgtaagatgagctggagaaggaaatggtaaaccactccagtatgtttgccaagaaaaccccaaatgtgtcATGGAAggtcaggcatgactgaatgaTAACAAAAAATGCTCACTTACTTTGCTTGATTCGACTTGTTGTAGTGTAAAGGAAGCTAAAGCTGCAGTGagaagttcaaatcctccctcagatgcTCATAAAGTCATCAGACcacacatgctttttttttttttttttttgctgtaaagGATTTTGTTTATAATAGAATCCTATGTGCTGCAAATGctaaaatgtagaaaaaaagacTAGGATATGGTTTTAAATAGAACTTCAAAAATAAACTAATATCAATTTCAGAAACAATTATAGATTTGAATGACATACACTATTAAAATCTcttaaattaaaacaaagaagTGATATCTAATCATTCTGGGTATACAAGAATACGATGACTGAAAATGcttaatgtgaaaataaaaaaccATGAACTGAGAAATTTAATGCTTTTGAAAATAAGGCCAAGACTACACATGTGatacaaaatatttcatattgcttagtaaatattttctCACTTATCATGCAGTACCACTTTCGAAATACATAATCTCTCCTTATCTGAATTCTAGCCATACTAAGCTGTGGACATCAATTTTAGTATTTTATGATGTGTTCAAATGTAGCCATGAGTTAAAAAGGTAACCTATTAGGACAGAGAGTCCATTAGAAATGTAGTTTCTGCTACAATCTTGACCTATAAGATCATATCCGTACagaattgttatttttgtcaCCATCTAGCATTAAAAATCCCTGCACTTGATAAGCAAACACTAGTAAATACTTCAGTACTGTGTATACGAACCAGAGTTTGTCTTAATGAATTACTGAAGCAGATGTAACAACTGTTTTCAATTAAGATTAAGAGCAACGTGGTAATTTGTGGAGTGAATGAAAAGAATCTAGTCAccattatttaaatttaaatttacatttgTATAACTAATTGTCCATTATTTGAAAAGTAGGAAGCTGAAACTCAACCTTCATGTTCTTGACACCATACCTAGGAAGGTGATACCCTGACTGACCTTCATAATCCTAAAaggttaacattcattttcactaTGTAAAAGCCTTATTACACTGATGTAGTCACTACCCTGTTACATATAGCAATTTTCTTTATAGCCACTACAAAGAAGACATGATTTGACCACCAACAAAACTGAACCCACAAACCTTTAAGGAGCTTTATGCCAGGCTCTTACCACGAATTCCACATATTAAGTCCCATAAAGATTCTTTTGATTGCCTTTTTTATTCAATTCTAGTTTTGGGGGGGTGAAAGTAGGGGGAGGataaattttgccatgatcttatTTTTAATACATTCAAATAATGATTTATTAATGTAGTAAGCGAAAAGTAAATTGAAAAGGAAGCTTTCTTAGCTAGATGATTAAGTACAGTACTTTGGATTGTTCAAAAAGCATATTGTATGACTATCCCTAAGTTTTCAGAGCCAAAGCTATCGTACTGTGGTTACTTATTGACAGTTTGGCTAAAGTTCTTAAAAATTCACCACCACAAAAGCTATACCTAACAATCTTCCATAATGGTTTAAAAGAAAAGTGCCACTGCAGTTGTATGCCAAAAACAGATAATGCAGATACGCTGATATACTGACACAGTTGCAATTTATCAAAAGACCAGTAAGATCAATTGTTATGTATTCAAgttattaaaaaattaactttttggCCAAGCCATATTTATAAACACAAGCTGACAATGCAAAATAGTTGCATAACTAATAATGCTATACAGCTATGAGATGGTAGGTTCAAATTAACCCCACCTgtccaaaaataacaaaaaaaaaatcccagcacTAAAAATACTTGGCCAGTTTCCAGTATAAACCTGTACTATTTGCCTAAATTTCAGTAGTTATATGAAATCATTGTTCTAATATTTCAAACCACATCTAAATGATAAGACATAGCCATCTACTAATTGGCATATTTGTTTATTTCTCATTTAGTGAAAATGtccttaatttatttaaattgcaGAACAAATTTCAACTCTGATTGCTATGCAAAAGAAAGGACTGAAGGTATCTGCTTTGCAATGAACTTCACAGTTCTCAACCACtatcacccccccacacacacacacaacatgctATATGAAAAAAGTTACTAACTGAACTACAGATATTAAATACTGAAAAAGTTAACAGTTTAtcgtaatttattttatttaacaatcTAGCCATCAGCAATTCCAGTGCAATTTCAGGTGCAATTGGGAATTCAGGAATCTCTGTAGAGCTGTTAGTGTAGCAAACCTTGTAGGTAAAATACATGCATACTTTTGATAGCACATGTGATGGAATTTCTCTAAAATTAGCTTCATTGGTTTCATTTTCAGCAAACTGACCCGGGCCACTTAACATGGCTTTTATTGTTCCTAATGTTAAAGGATGCTCCCTTTTCACAATAAATTCATGACCATCAGAAGATATCAATTTCGCATACATAGCATCTGGGCCCTCGCACCTGCtgtatgttttctcttctccatccattatctccttatgaaattatattttgtttccacaggaatTTTAACAAAACACCTTCTTGTCAGTTCTGCAGCGGCCACAGCCCGGTCTCCACTCACCGCCACAGCCCCTGCTCCCAGGGCCATCCCCCGCCTCCACCTGCCCCAGCCCCGAGCCCCAGCCGCCCGCCGCCGTCTCttctggggccagaccacacatGCTTTGAGTTTGAGGGCTAGGCTCCTGAAGGCTCAGCCCTTCCATCTCTATTCTTTAAATAATCAGACCTATATTACCCATcacacaggtttgttgtgagcaGCAAGTGAGATAATtcatgcaaaatgctttgtaaaccttaatgttcTATATAAATCTAagttattaatatttataaattagaAACATTTTACACCCCTATTTTTGGATGAATATAAGTACACAGTGTCAAGAGGAAGGTCTGTGTCTTTAGGGCTTGGGTAGAGAGGGACCCCACTGACATCATCACCAGGAAATCAAAGAGCGTGGCTGGAAACCAAAAGCCAGGCAGCAGATCGGAAGTGTAAAGAGTTCAGAAGATTCTGAGGCCTGAGGCTAGATGAAGAGAAGTCACCAGGAGAGAGATTCAGAGCAATTAGTGGTCCCCAAACCTGAGGAAGTTGGCTACATTTTAAGGTGAACCAACCACTGCCTCTCTGGTCGTTGGTACTCAGGCTAACCTGCCTGTGTGGATGGAAAGAGCCTCCCACTCTGGCTCCCTTACAATCAGCTTCTCCTTTCAGTTTCAGTTATTTCTGCCGATGATAGAACATCCAGCCAACCTTGGTGATCGCAGTCAGTCCATGGGAGGCAGAAAAACATAGTTGAGGCAATttacaaagaaagtaaagatagatagatagatagccagaaacacatatatatgtatatataaacacccacatacatatacagtacacacacacacacacacacacacacacatacacacacacacacacttatttttatgtgtgtgtgtgtatgtcctcAGTTTTTCAGAATTGGTGGTTATACTGACAAGCATGTGGATTTCCAGCAGACCGTACAGGATcttggttcagatcctgccttgaTGCTTTTATATGTGACTCTATGCAAATAACTTTAGCTTCCTGGGCcacaattttcctcatctgaaaaatgaaaggcaGTCCAAATGGCTTCTAATGTCCTGTCCAACTCTATAGCTATGATCTGAAGAGCCTTCCAGTagactttgacaaaatataaatcTCTCAACCAGGCACTGAGAAGCCTCCACAATGTGGTCCCTATCTTCCTTATCAGACCCATTTGATTTACATGCAATTCAATGTATACCAAGTAGTTTCCAGCCAAAGGGCATCACTTAATTCCTATTGCCCAGATGCTAatttcatctcctttctcctGTCTCCTATCTCCATGTTATGTCTCCAAGGGCATCCATCACATTTGGAAAGAACTCCTTCCTCAACCTTTGCCATTTGGAATCCTTAGATTCTTTGAAGGTTCATTTTGGCTGCCACTTTAGATGCTCATTGAAGTCAAAGACTGTAATTTCTCACTTTTGGGGATTGAAACATACAAttctgtacatagtaggtgctggtGAAATGGTTGTTCAGTTGAATTGACAACTTGAATTGGATCAAGTGGTGTTTATACAAAGGTATGAGCTGTCTGTGAGAGTGATAAGTTCAGAAGTCTAGTGTAAAAGACACCATCCAGGATGGGCAGATGGGGAAGAAAGATGAGCTGCACTtgtcacagagagtcaggagGCCTCCATGAAGACTGGAGAAGAATATGGTTGCGAATGACTTTGGATGAGGAGTGCTTTCTGATGCAGCAAAGAGTTTACTGGTGTTGTGATCCtacaccaatgagatcacagcCTTCCAAGCTTTTCaaggccttaattttctcatctatgatcCCGTGATCTAAGAattatatttaatgtattttgtgGTCTTTTGAAGTGCGTTCTTTGAGCCAGACATGATGGTGACCCACGTATACCTCTGAGAAGGATGAAGcttgcccccactccaagaccACCTCAGAGCTAGAGAAAAAGCCTTCCTTTCTGTCACATTGCTAGTTTGGAGGTAGGATAATCCTTCACAATAATATTGGTCTCTTTTCATATTTCAGTGATAATAAGGAAACAAGACTCTCATAAAAGATTCTGAGAAACATGCCTCTCTGGCAGGGAAAATTGGCAACCTATCTCTTTTGATGTGTCTCTTgatagaaatgaaagagagagaactgaaatACAACTCACTCCATGTTTCTGGATTACAAATACACTTGCCCTTCATAGTTAAGAATTGCTTCTTACAGATATCTAATCTAGTAAAAATGAATGCCCCAAAGTTGGTACTTAAATCCAATACAAAATTATCAGCTGCTTAATTGAAACCCATCTGAAGAGAAACCTTAGAAAAGAATTAGATAAGGGATTATGAACAAAACGTGATCTTATTCAGGACCATTCAAAGGCTATTTAACTTAATACCTGTTATCATGGAGGGCCCTAAAACCATTTGGCACAGATCACAAAAAAGCTCAGCCTTCAGACCTTTCAGTCTTTGGCATGGTCTAGCCAGGGTGCCAAAGGTCTGGGCCACTGCTCACCTCTTATTTGAACTAAGAAAATtatcaaaatttcttttttgtaacAAAATTAAGTAGAAGACTAGCCTGTGAATCTCAAATTTTCATCAGACCGTTTTCCCCCCAactcccttctcttccatttcctcccATCCACCATTATAtgttgattttcttggattggaATCTGTACCCTCTGcaaagagtttttctttttatgtacaCAAGTGTGTTGGTGACCAAAATtggactccttagcacttagttcaacaagcgCCCTTGAattgtttggcttttgttccctttgagtaatttagttgagccttactaggtgctaagccccaggcccaaacccctattaggtgtaaaaccttagtgggtgtggattggcaactaaggtggggccaaaggtggggctaactccagggagagcCTCGTTTACaagtctgggagagcagaggcttttagaccacgtgggtttaagtccgcctctttgtgataaTTCTAGGTCACaagtcccatgtgtgactcacccctgacgctgaaaaagatataaaaaccaggggttggctgtctgttccttggagctcctccCTACAGCAGTGATGGTGCtcatgactctggaccagcccctgttctgagctcccacgctgaacctagatgttggtaactatgaattgtattgggtctgactgttgatgtttgtgatttgtttgtattttattctgaagttcagggtgctggcttttccccctgaaataagtgaatgctgtctgtatgctggattaaagtaaacctGTCAACCCCTTTaatcttgctttccttattaaagcagatcaaaagaatctgtgctttcccaatgtgctggcagctttttgggtgctggctgtgggtggatcttacacccccacagaagctaccGAATTGTGGAAACAACAGGGTATCCTGCCTCAGAATCAAATGGGAATGGACCGGTGATCCAAAGCTCAGAGGATGGAAATCATCATTTAGCTGAATGCCCAGTGTTCCAACAGAGGTGCCAGTGGCCTGATATGCCACCTTACTTGTGTTTccctctttgcttttctttctgagtCATTCCATTGCCTACAACTAGCTCCTTCTAGAATTCCTTTCTTGGTGCTGCCCACTCTTGCTGACAGCAACTGCTCCTCTGCAGTCTGTGCCATAAACATGGCTTTCTTGTGCTCATCTCTGATTCATGATAGATGGAGACTGAGTTCCAAACTTCAGCTGAAATCCAGTTTATTTTCCCTATCACCCATGTCCCTCAATATCATTTCCTCCATATTGTCCCTGGCATAAAATTCCATCAAACTCAAAACTGCCCTAGTGGCAAATACATCTGCATTGCTTGAAGGAACATCATCAACAAGGCAAACTCTAGTTTGTTTGTGGTATGAGCATCTGGCttatggggggggtgggggtgggcagggaaACAAAATAATGACTTCTATTGGGCCACAACATGGTCTTTAGTTggaaattcaaaatatatttcactTCAGTAATGTTCTAACAGTGTCTTGAGCAAATAACCTGTGTTGTATGGTCAATAAGAACAAAGAATCCATCTGAGAAATCTGGCTCAAGCTGGTGTACTCAGACTGAGGCTCTTTAAAAAGATGGCCCAGGAGCATATGCAGCACTGAGAGCTTAATCTGGGAGCCCAGCCCTGGGTGACCATTCATCGGATTGATTGCTTCAAGCGTGGCTCGAGTCCAAGTCCCAAGGCAATCATCAGAAACTTATTACTTTTACTAAACATTTGATAAGAGCTTTTTGATACTATCTTATGAAAATAATGGTGCCAATAACAACACTGGAATTGACTTCTGAAAAAATAATGGGATTTTTATTTGTTAGTgatttagaaggaaaatagagcTCAAGAAACTCAGAACCCCTTGGTGAGGAAAAAAGTGATATCAATATTTtgcctttccttcctgccttctttccttcatccttcattcttttcctcctccctccttgcttttttctttccttcctttccttcctccttccctccttgcttttctctcttctcttccttcctccctgcctccttctattctttttttaaattatttttagaggcaattgaggttaaggtcacacagctggtaagtgtctgaatctggattatgaattcaggtcctcctgactccaaggtcagtgttctatccactgtacaacctagctgccccactttcttcctttcttttccttccttccatttctgcttACTTTCttactccttcctttctccttcctgcaccccttcattttctccctcaattttatcctttctctctcttcctcttccctccttttttttcttcactacCAACCCTTTATAACTGGATGTTGATCTTGGATTAAAATCAGTaccctcaggggcagctaggtggcacagtcagtagagcaccggctgtggagtcgggaggacctgagttcaaatccagcctcagacacttgacacatgtactagctgtgtgaccttgggcaagtcacttaaccccaactgccctgccaaaaaagcaaaaaaaaaaatcagtacccTCTTGAAAGAGAGGTTTTCTTTCAATGGGCAAATGTTGCCCtgtcaagaaagaagaaaaaaggggcagctaggtagtacagtgaatagagccaggccttagagtcaggaggaccaaagttcaaatccaccctcagacacttgacacttactagctgtgtgaccttggtgaagTCACTTACTCCAAttgccccccaccaaaaaaaaagaaaaaaacaaacaatggtAAATGCCTAAAGCTTGAGAAGTACCCTATCAGAGCAGATTATTCCTTGGGTGGGGGAGTTAGGtaaggagatgaagaagaacCTGCCCCCTATGACAAAGCCAGGGCCTTTGGGGGAGCACTGCAAGGTCACTAATCCAGAAAGATGCTTTTTCTCACTGCTTACACATTTCAGTGAAGGATGCTGGGTAAGGTTCTGGAGTAATCACCTTCAGTTCCAATTGCCTAGTCTTACAATTCTATGTCTGCTACTCTTCTTGTTATAGTTTCAAAGAGTAAGATGCCCCTTCCAGGATAAGCttatcacttctaaactcaccaccatcATGCTCACTTGAGCCTTGACAGCACTTTCCTTcagtctcctctcccctctgattggaaggctTGAGGGTAGAGAACCAAATTCCTCCTGATGCCTTCCCTTACATAAGATTGAGCCTGAATGCTcagatcacttcactttgcagcTGGTTTTGGT
It encodes the following:
- the LOC118845989 gene encoding elongin-C-like encodes the protein MDGEEKTYSRCEGPDAMYAKLISSDGHEFIVKREHPLTLGTIKAMLSGPGQFAENETNEANFREIPSHVLSKVCMYFTYKVCYTNSSTEIPEFPIAPEIALELLMARLLNKINYDKLLTFSAWEKGG